A genomic segment from Streptomyces sp. NBC_00459 encodes:
- a CDS encoding APC family permease gives MTDPQPYGAAPPAATASPTQPALRKSLGMLDGVAIAASSTAATTSIGIGLGVTAGVVGLHLPAIMLLAFLPILGIAGAYSRLNRVEPNAGNGYVWVGRSLSPWLGFMVGWVNIVASVVFLAYTTAVTGSAVIQLAGDAGLHRVAGLTLDPGSTAQTTGVGILVLVAVTLTAVSGIRTAARLQGGLLVFEYVVLLGFCGYGIVAGPHPFSLSWFDPFQIPSASALAQGMLLSVFCYWGFEAAFSVNEEVKDPRQASRAGITTLVTMLGLFLLGSVAFQRVLSEGELAGHGAEGLAFFGNRLADQPLAALPLVALMFSAVASLQAGVIPTARAMFAMSRDRTLGPAWSRVSPRYGTPAAGTLMIGALAAAVAGLALVIPRLADMILAAVNAIGMVVALSYALTALAAAARFRGLLRENWRDGVRAVVLPVLSAATLLGLGGYLGWSFYTSADHLELSPDNGWFLLLVPSLMVASGFLAAAWAKWGRRSPYFSTGRGTDADAPQLLAVKQPSAR, from the coding sequence ATGACCGATCCCCAGCCCTACGGAGCTGCCCCACCCGCGGCGACCGCGTCGCCCACGCAGCCCGCGCTGCGCAAGTCCCTCGGCATGCTGGACGGCGTCGCCATCGCCGCCTCCAGCACGGCGGCCACCACCAGCATCGGCATCGGTCTCGGGGTCACGGCCGGGGTGGTCGGGCTGCATCTGCCCGCCATCATGCTGCTGGCGTTCCTGCCGATCCTGGGCATCGCGGGCGCCTACTCCCGGCTGAACCGGGTGGAGCCGAACGCGGGCAACGGCTATGTGTGGGTGGGGCGTTCGCTCAGTCCCTGGCTCGGTTTCATGGTCGGCTGGGTGAACATCGTGGCCTCGGTGGTGTTCCTCGCGTACACCACGGCGGTCACCGGCTCGGCGGTGATCCAGCTGGCCGGCGACGCGGGCCTGCACCGGGTGGCCGGGCTGACCCTGGACCCGGGGTCGACCGCCCAGACGACCGGCGTCGGCATCCTGGTCCTGGTCGCCGTCACCCTGACGGCGGTCTCCGGCATCAGGACGGCCGCCCGGCTCCAGGGCGGACTGCTGGTCTTCGAGTACGTCGTCCTGCTGGGCTTCTGCGGCTACGGCATCGTCGCCGGCCCGCACCCCTTCAGCCTGAGCTGGTTCGACCCCTTCCAGATCCCCTCGGCGTCCGCACTCGCACAGGGCATGCTGCTGTCGGTGTTCTGCTACTGGGGCTTCGAGGCCGCGTTCAGTGTGAACGAGGAGGTGAAGGACCCGAGACAGGCCTCGCGGGCCGGGATCACCACCCTGGTGACAATGCTCGGGCTGTTCCTGCTCGGCTCGGTCGCCTTCCAACGGGTGCTGTCCGAGGGCGAGTTGGCGGGCCATGGCGCCGAGGGTCTGGCGTTCTTCGGCAACCGGCTCGCCGACCAGCCGCTGGCCGCGCTGCCCCTCGTCGCGCTGATGTTCTCGGCGGTGGCCTCGCTGCAGGCCGGGGTGATCCCGACGGCCCGCGCGATGTTCGCGATGAGCCGCGACCGTACGCTCGGCCCTGCCTGGTCGCGGGTCAGCCCCCGGTACGGCACCCCGGCGGCCGGCACACTGATGATCGGCGCGCTGGCGGCGGCCGTCGCCGGACTCGCCCTGGTGATCCCGCGCCTCGCCGACATGATCCTGGCGGCGGTCAACGCGATCGGCATGGTCGTCGCCCTGTCGTACGCGCTCACGGCACTCGCCGCCGCCGCGCGCTTCCGGGGCCTGCTGCGCGAGAACTGGCGGGACGGCGTACGGGCGGTGGTGCTGCCCGTGTTGAGCGCGGCCACTCTGCTGGGGCTCGGCGGCTATCTGGGCTGGTCCTTCTACACCTCCGCCGACCATCTCGAACTGAGCCCGGACAACGGCTGGTTCCTGCTTCTCGTACCGTCACTGATGGTCGCGTCCGGTTTCCTGGCCGCCGCCTGGGCGAAGTGGGGGCGCAGGAGCCCGTACTTCAGCACCGGCCGGGGCACCGACGCGGATGCGCCGCAACTGCTGGCCGTGAAGCAGCCGTCGGCACGGTAG
- a CDS encoding helix-turn-helix domain-containing protein, whose amino-acid sequence MSERVVPPDARRRRRPTKHGVVLSEELIVETAMRLLGEHGAEALSVRRLGRALGADPSALYRYFRDTDELMLAIADELIGRTLRTWRPTGDWSADLRDLGLRMHAGALAQPQAAVLSSYRVTGRAYEIQAVETVLGVLRGAGFPDAEAVRIYHAFVDQALAFGALDSANAALPKAAREAETAVWRATYARLPADTHPHINATARHLVMDMRHSSYPVALDLFLTAAATRLAQLTAPDDARPV is encoded by the coding sequence GTGAGCGAACGTGTCGTCCCGCCCGACGCCAGGCGGCGCAGGCGTCCCACCAAACACGGAGTCGTCCTGTCCGAGGAACTGATCGTCGAGACGGCGATGCGGCTGCTCGGCGAGCACGGCGCCGAAGCACTCTCCGTGCGCCGCCTCGGCCGCGCCCTCGGAGCCGATCCGAGCGCCCTGTACCGCTACTTCCGTGACACCGACGAGCTGATGCTGGCCATCGCCGACGAGCTGATCGGCCGTACGCTGCGCACCTGGCGGCCCACCGGGGACTGGAGCGCGGACCTGCGGGACCTCGGGCTGCGAATGCACGCCGGAGCGCTCGCCCAGCCGCAGGCGGCGGTGCTCAGCTCCTACCGGGTGACCGGTCGGGCGTACGAGATCCAGGCCGTGGAGACCGTCCTCGGTGTGCTGCGCGGCGCCGGGTTCCCGGACGCCGAGGCGGTTCGGATCTACCACGCCTTCGTCGACCAGGCGCTCGCCTTCGGCGCCCTCGACTCGGCGAACGCGGCGCTGCCGAAGGCGGCCCGTGAGGCGGAGACCGCCGTGTGGCGGGCGACCTACGCCCGGCTGCCCGCCGACACCCACCCGCACATCAACGCGACCGCCCGCCACCTCGTGATGGACATGCGGCACAGCTCCTACCCGGTGGCACTCGACCTCTTCCTGACGGCGGCGGCGACCCGCCTCGCACAACTCACCGCGCCCGACGACGCACGGCCCGTGTGA
- a CDS encoding VOC family protein, which yields MTLVTAGVVVLDCAEPEKLAAFYMDLLEAEETETTVNRIEIRGAGGTRMEFRLDANMTPPSWPRAEASFQVHLDFRVSDLDEAERRVVGLGGRALETKDAGTPYEERGYADPAGHSFTLRQVTSTAPEQR from the coding sequence ATGACCTTGGTGACGGCAGGCGTCGTGGTGCTGGACTGCGCCGAGCCCGAGAAGCTCGCCGCCTTCTACATGGATTTGCTGGAGGCCGAGGAGACGGAGACGACCGTCAACCGGATCGAGATCAGGGGCGCCGGGGGAACCCGGATGGAGTTCCGCCTCGACGCGAACATGACTCCGCCGAGCTGGCCGCGTGCCGAGGCCTCCTTCCAGGTCCACCTCGACTTCCGCGTGAGCGATCTCGACGAGGCGGAACGCAGGGTGGTCGGACTCGGCGGACGCGCGCTGGAGACGAAGGACGCCGGAACGCCGTACGAGGAGCGCGGGTACGCCGACCCGGCCGGTCACTCCTTCACCCTGCGCCAGGTGACGTCGACGGCTCCCGAACAGCGTTGA
- a CDS encoding cation diffusion facilitator family transporter produces MTAAPDREEPSGTPAADRRTRVTVLVALGANLLIAVAKAVGGLVTGSPALLSEAAHSVADSLNEVFLLAALRRSRRPADRRHPFGYGKERFFWSLLAAVGIFVMGGCFSFFQGVEALRSDTEESFGGYVAGLAVLGVALLAEGASLLRAVHQARGERGKGTAGGTGALRDPALRTVIAEDGTAVLGVTLAIVGMALHMVTGQVVWEASASIAIGALLVCVAFWLGRDARAQLIGEAADPELSREIRGLLAAQPEIDSVEALFTMKMGLDSTLVAARIDLVPGLDSERVEEVAVRIKRSVAHAVPEVGEIFLDVTDAAAKEAAQSPAATGERGGA; encoded by the coding sequence TTGACGGCGGCACCGGACCGGGAGGAGCCGAGCGGCACGCCGGCCGCGGACCGCCGGACGCGCGTGACCGTGCTGGTGGCGCTGGGCGCCAACCTGCTGATCGCCGTCGCCAAGGCGGTGGGCGGCCTCGTCACCGGGTCGCCCGCGCTGCTGTCCGAGGCCGCGCACTCGGTGGCCGACAGCCTCAACGAGGTCTTCCTGCTCGCCGCCCTGCGCCGCAGCCGCCGCCCCGCCGACCGGCGGCACCCCTTCGGCTACGGCAAGGAACGGTTCTTCTGGTCGCTGCTCGCGGCCGTCGGCATCTTCGTCATGGGCGGCTGCTTCTCCTTCTTCCAGGGCGTGGAGGCGCTCAGGAGCGATACGGAGGAGTCCTTCGGCGGCTATGTCGCGGGCCTGGCCGTGCTCGGCGTCGCCCTGCTCGCCGAGGGAGCCTCACTGCTGCGAGCCGTGCACCAGGCGCGCGGGGAGCGGGGGAAGGGCACAGCGGGCGGTACGGGGGCCCTGCGGGACCCCGCCCTGCGTACGGTGATCGCCGAGGACGGCACCGCGGTGCTCGGCGTGACGCTCGCCATCGTGGGCATGGCCCTGCACATGGTCACCGGGCAGGTCGTGTGGGAGGCGTCCGCCTCCATCGCCATCGGGGCGCTGCTCGTCTGCGTCGCCTTCTGGCTGGGCCGGGACGCGCGAGCCCAGCTCATCGGCGAGGCGGCCGACCCGGAGCTGAGCCGCGAGATCCGCGGCCTGCTGGCCGCCCAGCCCGAGATCGACAGTGTGGAGGCGCTGTTCACGATGAAGATGGGGCTCGACTCCACACTCGTGGCCGCCCGGATCGACCTCGTCCCCGGCCTCGACAGCGAGCGGGTCGAGGAGGTCGCCGTACGCATCAAACGCTCGGTCGCCCACGCGGTCCCAGAAGTCGGCGAGATCTTTCTCGACGTGACCGACGCGGCGGCGAAGGAGGCAGCACAAAGCCCCGCCGCGACGGGGGAGCGCGGCGGGGCCTGA
- a CDS encoding nitroreductase family deazaflavin-dependent oxidoreductase → MPLEGEYEASPTQWVREQVELYESSGGTEGTTLLDTGMPVVLLTTRGARSGKIRRTPLMRVEHDGLYAVVASLGGAPKHPVWYYNVLADPHVDIQDGPVRQDRVAREVTGEEKAVWWERAVAAFPQYAEYQKKTDREIPVFVLEPADGN, encoded by the coding sequence ATGCCTCTTGAGGGCGAGTACGAAGCCAGTCCGACACAGTGGGTGCGTGAGCAGGTGGAGCTGTACGAGAGCTCCGGCGGCACCGAGGGAACGACCCTGCTCGACACCGGCATGCCGGTCGTGCTGCTCACCACCCGGGGCGCCCGGAGCGGCAAGATCCGCAGGACGCCGCTCATGCGGGTGGAGCACGACGGCCTGTACGCGGTGGTCGCCTCGCTGGGTGGCGCCCCCAAGCACCCGGTCTGGTACTACAACGTCCTCGCCGATCCGCACGTCGACATCCAGGACGGACCCGTGCGCCAGGACAGGGTCGCCCGCGAGGTGACGGGTGAGGAGAAGGCCGTGTGGTGGGAGCGGGCGGTGGCCGCGTTCCCGCAGTACGCCGAGTACCAGAAGAAGACCGACCGCGAGATACCCGTGTTCGTCCTCGAACCGGCCGACGGGAACTGA
- a CDS encoding LysE family transporter, with protein MTAALVAGLLAGYGIAVPVGAVTTYLVSLTARTSLRTGVCAALGVAAADGLYALLAMLGGTALAGALEPVLVPLRWASALVLAALAVRGGTVALRRYRAGRLDVRADPTPPSPPRAFLLLLGITLLNPTTVIYFAALVLGSRASDAVSPWEQGVFVLAAFLASASWQVLIASGGALLGRALTGRRGRLVTALASSAVITALAVRMVVAPT; from the coding sequence ATGACGGCCGCGCTCGTCGCGGGGCTTCTCGCGGGGTACGGCATCGCCGTCCCGGTCGGAGCCGTCACGACCTATCTCGTCTCCCTCACCGCCCGTACGTCTCTCAGGACCGGTGTCTGCGCGGCGCTCGGTGTCGCCGCCGCCGACGGTCTCTACGCCCTGCTGGCCATGCTCGGGGGTACCGCCCTGGCCGGTGCCCTGGAGCCGGTGCTGGTGCCGCTGCGCTGGGCCTCCGCCCTGGTGCTGGCCGCTCTCGCGGTCCGGGGCGGGACCGTCGCCCTGCGCCGGTACCGTGCCGGTCGGCTCGACGTACGGGCCGACCCGACACCGCCGAGTCCGCCGCGGGCGTTCCTCCTGCTGCTCGGCATCACGCTGCTCAACCCCACCACCGTGATCTACTTCGCCGCGCTGGTGCTCGGCAGCCGGGCCTCGGACGCCGTGTCCCCCTGGGAGCAGGGGGTGTTCGTGCTCGCGGCCTTCCTCGCCTCGGCCAGCTGGCAGGTGCTGATCGCCTCCGGCGGCGCGCTGCTCGGCCGGGCGCTGACGGGCCGGCGCGGGAGGCTGGTGACGGCCCTCGCGTCCAGTGCGGTGATCACCGCGCTGGCGGTACGGATGGTGGTGGCACCGACGTGA
- a CDS encoding flavoprotein, with protein sequence MTETPAPAPKPFLYVVVCAAGIASDISKLITAAQERDWEAGVIATPLAMGFFDTAAVEAQTGRPIRSAWRRPGDPRPFPAPDAVLVAPATFNTVNKWAAGIADTLALGTLCEACGLGVPIAVLPCVGDALAAHPAYRASLERLGGMGVRFADPYAGDVQEGGRRPEFGWERGLELLAAW encoded by the coding sequence ATGACCGAGACGCCCGCACCGGCCCCGAAACCCTTCCTCTACGTCGTCGTCTGCGCCGCCGGAATCGCCTCCGACATCAGCAAGTTGATCACTGCGGCGCAGGAACGGGACTGGGAGGCCGGGGTCATCGCGACGCCCCTGGCCATGGGGTTCTTCGACACGGCCGCCGTCGAGGCGCAGACCGGGCGCCCGATCCGGTCCGCGTGGCGCAGGCCCGGTGATCCACGGCCCTTTCCGGCGCCCGACGCCGTGCTGGTCGCGCCCGCCACCTTCAACACCGTCAACAAATGGGCCGCCGGGATCGCCGACACCCTCGCCCTGGGCACCCTGTGCGAGGCGTGCGGGCTGGGCGTGCCGATCGCCGTACTGCCGTGCGTGGGCGACGCGTTGGCCGCACATCCCGCGTACCGGGCGAGCCTGGAACGGCTGGGCGGGATGGGGGTGCGGTTCGCGGATCCGTACGCCGGAGACGTACAAGAGGGCGGTCGGCGACCGGAGTTCGGGTGGGAACGGGGGCTGGAACTGCTCGCCGCATGGTGA
- a CDS encoding MBL fold metallo-hydrolase has protein sequence MTEARITHIGGPTTLIEAGGWRLLTDPTFDPPGRRYSFGWGTSSVKTSGPALPAAELPPLDAVLLTHDHHGDNLDRAGRALLPGVGVVLTTPSGARRLGGDAQGLAPWTTYRLTAPDRPTIEVTATPARHGPPLSRAVVGEVTGFALRWEGQRHGALWISGDTVLYGGVREVARRLTVGTALLHLGGVRFPLTGPLRYTMTAAQAVALCGDLRPRVALPVHYEGWRHFQEGRQSIEAELAKAPEDIRDRFRWLPTGAPLDITV, from the coding sequence ATGACCGAGGCTCGCATCACCCACATCGGCGGCCCGACCACGCTGATCGAGGCGGGCGGCTGGCGGCTGCTGACGGATCCGACGTTCGACCCGCCAGGCAGGCGCTACTCCTTCGGCTGGGGCACCTCGTCGGTGAAGACCTCGGGTCCGGCCCTGCCGGCCGCCGAACTCCCGCCGCTGGACGCCGTGTTGCTGACCCACGACCACCACGGCGACAACCTCGACCGGGCGGGCAGGGCCCTGCTGCCCGGGGTGGGCGTCGTCCTGACGACACCGTCCGGGGCGCGCAGGCTCGGCGGCGACGCGCAAGGCCTCGCCCCCTGGACGACATACCGCCTGACAGCGCCGGACCGTCCGACGATCGAGGTCACCGCCACCCCGGCCCGGCACGGCCCGCCCCTCTCCCGTGCGGTCGTCGGTGAGGTGACGGGCTTCGCCCTGCGCTGGGAGGGGCAGCGGCACGGCGCGCTGTGGATCTCCGGGGACACCGTCCTCTACGGCGGCGTTCGCGAGGTCGCCCGCCGTCTGACCGTCGGCACGGCGCTCCTCCACCTGGGCGGTGTCCGTTTCCCGCTGACCGGCCCCCTCCGCTACACCATGACGGCGGCTCAGGCGGTGGCCCTGTGCGGCGACTTGAGGCCCCGGGTCGCGCTGCCTGTGCACTACGAGGGCTGGCGGCACTTCCAGGAGGGCCGGCAGTCGATCGAGGCGGAACTGGCGAAGGCGCCCGAGGACATCCGGGACCGGTTCCGCTGGCTGCCGACGGGAGCCCCACTGGACATCACCGTGTGA
- a CDS encoding alpha/beta hydrolase — protein sequence MMSTPDTIVLIHGFWVTPRSWEQWVAHYEKRGYRVIAPAYPGFEVEVESLNADPTPVEQVTVPQIVETLENVVRSLDRPPILIGHSAGGVFVQLLLDRGHGAAGVAINSAPTEGVAVLPLTQIKAAFPVLKNPANRHRAVGLNFEQWHYAFTNTFEEAESRRLYERYAVPASGSIFFDSALATLRPGHQSTYVDYHNDDRAPLLFVSGELDHLMPPKVQQSNAKHYRSKTVTEIKEYAGRPHLLPAAPGWEEIADDVLEWAVRNAR from the coding sequence ATGATGAGCACACCGGACACCATCGTCCTGATCCACGGCTTCTGGGTCACGCCCCGCAGCTGGGAGCAGTGGGTCGCCCACTACGAGAAGCGCGGCTACCGCGTCATCGCACCCGCCTACCCCGGCTTCGAGGTGGAGGTCGAGTCGCTGAACGCGGACCCGACGCCGGTCGAGCAGGTCACGGTCCCGCAGATCGTCGAGACCCTGGAGAACGTCGTCCGTTCCCTGGACAGGCCGCCGATCCTCATCGGCCACTCGGCGGGCGGCGTCTTCGTACAGCTGCTGCTCGACCGGGGCCACGGAGCGGCGGGCGTCGCGATCAACTCCGCGCCGACGGAGGGGGTCGCGGTGCTGCCGCTGACCCAGATCAAGGCGGCCTTCCCGGTCCTGAAGAACCCGGCCAACCGGCACCGGGCGGTCGGCCTGAACTTCGAGCAGTGGCACTACGCGTTCACCAACACGTTCGAGGAGGCCGAGTCCCGACGGCTGTACGAGCGGTACGCGGTCCCCGCGTCCGGCAGCATCTTCTTCGACAGCGCCCTGGCCACCCTTCGCCCCGGCCACCAGAGCACGTACGTCGACTACCACAACGACGACCGGGCGCCGCTGCTGTTCGTCTCGGGCGAGCTGGACCATCTGATGCCGCCCAAGGTGCAGCAGTCCAACGCCAAGCACTACAGGTCGAAGACGGTCACGGAGATCAAGGAGTACGCGGGCCGGCCGCATCTCCTCCCCGCCGCCCCCGGCTGGGAGGAGATCGCGGACGACGTCCTGGAGTGGGCCGTCCGGAACGCCCGGTAG
- a CDS encoding alpha/beta fold hydrolase produces the protein MRLHRTLGTVLASCALVVGLTGAVAHSSPAPSSSQKGAPKPTVVLVHGAFADASGWNATIKSLQDAGFPVIAPANPLRDLAGDSAYVSSVVASIPGPVILVGHSYGGEVVTNAARGRSNVKALVYVAAFAPDQGETALALADKFPGSKLPTALLVRTYPQPGGPDGHDGYVDPAKFHDVFAQDLPRRTTQVMAATQRPGSLEGLSQGSGTPAWKSLPSWYVIPTADNVIPPAVQRFMAERADSRTVEVKGASHVVMMSRPDAVVRQIKAAYRATD, from the coding sequence ATGCGACTCCACCGCACCCTGGGCACGGTCCTCGCGAGCTGTGCCCTGGTCGTCGGACTGACCGGCGCCGTCGCACACTCCTCCCCCGCGCCCTCCTCGTCCCAGAAGGGCGCTCCCAAGCCGACCGTCGTCCTCGTCCACGGTGCGTTCGCGGACGCGTCGGGCTGGAACGCCACCATCAAGTCGCTTCAGGACGCCGGTTTCCCGGTGATCGCCCCGGCCAACCCGCTGCGGGACCTGGCGGGCGACTCGGCGTACGTCTCTTCGGTCGTGGCGAGCATCCCCGGGCCGGTGATCCTGGTGGGCCACTCGTACGGCGGCGAGGTCGTCACCAACGCGGCGCGCGGCCGGTCCAACGTCAAGGCGCTGGTGTACGTCGCCGCCTTCGCGCCCGACCAGGGCGAGACCGCGCTGGCCCTGGCCGACAAGTTCCCCGGCAGCAAACTGCCGACGGCCCTCCTGGTCCGCACGTATCCGCAGCCGGGCGGGCCCGACGGCCACGACGGCTATGTCGACCCGGCGAAGTTCCACGACGTCTTCGCCCAGGACCTGCCCAGGAGGACGACCCAGGTCATGGCGGCGACCCAACGCCCGGGCAGCCTCGAAGGGCTGAGCCAGGGCAGCGGCACACCGGCCTGGAAGTCCCTGCCCTCCTGGTACGTCATCCCGACCGCCGACAACGTCATCCCGCCGGCCGTCCAGCGCTTCATGGCCGAGCGGGCCGACAGCCGGACCGTCGAGGTCAAGGGGGCCTCGCACGTCGTGATGATGTCCCGCCCGGACGCCGTCGTCCGCCAGATCAAGGCCGCTTACCGCGCCACCGACTGA
- a CDS encoding alpha/beta fold hydrolase yields the protein MPYVTAADGAEIYYKDWGQGRPVVLSHGWPLNSDSWEAQQLFLATHGFRAIAHDRRGHGRSTQAWHGNEMNTYADDLATLIDTLDLRDVTLVGFSTGGGEVARYVGRHGTGRVAQLALVSAVPPFMLKTDDNPGGVPGEVFDGIRAGSLADRSQLYRDLADGPFFGHNRPGEHVSQGIRDAFWRQSLQAGHRNAYESIAAFSATDFRADLDAFDVPTLVVHGDDDQVVPIDVGGRASAARIKSATLKVYPGAPHGITDTHRDQLNADLLDFLNS from the coding sequence ATGCCATACGTCACCGCAGCGGACGGCGCTGAGATCTACTACAAGGACTGGGGCCAGGGCCGCCCGGTCGTCCTGAGCCACGGCTGGCCGCTGAACTCGGACAGCTGGGAGGCGCAGCAGCTGTTCCTGGCCACCCACGGTTTCCGGGCGATCGCACACGACCGGCGCGGCCACGGCCGCTCCACCCAGGCCTGGCACGGCAACGAGATGAACACCTACGCCGACGACCTCGCCACCCTCATCGACACCCTCGACCTGCGGGACGTGACCCTCGTCGGGTTCTCCACCGGGGGCGGCGAGGTCGCCCGCTATGTGGGCCGGCACGGCACCGGGCGCGTCGCACAGCTCGCGCTGGTGTCCGCCGTACCGCCGTTCATGCTGAAGACGGACGACAACCCGGGCGGGGTGCCGGGCGAGGTGTTCGACGGGATCCGGGCCGGTTCGCTGGCCGACCGCTCGCAGCTGTACCGGGATCTCGCCGACGGGCCGTTCTTCGGCCACAACCGGCCCGGCGAACACGTCTCGCAGGGTATCCGGGACGCGTTCTGGCGGCAGAGCCTCCAGGCCGGGCACCGCAACGCCTACGAGAGCATCGCCGCCTTCTCGGCCACCGACTTCCGCGCCGACCTGGACGCCTTCGACGTACCCACGCTCGTCGTGCACGGCGACGACGACCAGGTCGTGCCGATCGACGTCGGCGGCAGGGCGTCGGCGGCCCGTATCAAGTCGGCGACCCTCAAGGTCTATCCGGGCGCCCCGCACGGCATCACGGACACGCACAGGGACCAACTGAACGCGGATCTCCTCGACTTCCTCAACTCCTGA